In the genome of Nonlabens sp. MB-3u-79, one region contains:
- the rpsE gene encoding 30S ribosomal protein S5, translating to MYQKYKNVETVKPGGLELKDRLVGVQRVTKVTKGGRAFGFSAIVVVGDENGVVGHGLGKSKEVSEAISKSVEDAKKNLVRIPLRKGTIPHEQKGKFGGARVLLMPASAGTGVIAGGAIRAVLEAVGVHDVLSKNQGSSNPHNVVKATFDALLQLRNAETVAKQRGISLDKVFNG from the coding sequence ATGTACCAAAAATATAAAAATGTAGAAACGGTGAAGCCAGGTGGTCTTGAGCTTAAGGATCGTTTAGTAGGTGTTCAACGTGTTACTAAGGTAACAAAAGGTGGTCGTGCTTTTGGATTCTCAGCAATAGTTGTTGTTGGAGATGAAAACGGTGTTGTAGGTCATGGTTTAGGTAAATCCAAAGAAGTATCTGAGGCTATATCTAAATCGGTTGAAGACGCTAAGAAAAATCTAGTTCGTATTCCATTAAGAAAGGGAACTATTCCTCATGAACAAAAAGGTAAGTTTGGTGGTGCAAGAGTTTTATTGATGCCTGCTTCTGCTGGTACCGGAGTTATTGCTGGTGGTGCTATTAGAGCGGTTCTAGAGGCTGTTGGAGTTCATGACGTACTTAGTAAGAATCAAGGTTCTTCAAATCCTCACAACGTAGTAAAAGCTACTTTTGACGCGCTATTGCAATTGCGTAATGCAGAGACAGTGGCAAAACAAAGAGGTATTTCATTAGATAAAGTTTTTAACGGATAA
- the rplF gene encoding 50S ribosomal protein L6 has translation MSRIGKNPVAIPAGVSVKVENKEIIVEGKLGKLVQPYTDVSVEVDGDHVIVSRPSDAKDHRAKHGLYRSLIDNMVHGVSTGWSKQLELVGVGYRASSQGQKLDLALGFSHSIVLNIAPEVHIETVSEKGKNPVIKLTSFDKQLLGQVAAKIRGFRPPEPYKGKGVKFVGEIIRRKAGKSA, from the coding sequence ATGTCAAGAATAGGAAAGAATCCGGTGGCTATACCTGCTGGTGTATCGGTAAAAGTTGAAAATAAGGAAATCATTGTTGAAGGTAAGCTTGGTAAGTTAGTTCAACCTTACACAGACGTTAGTGTTGAAGTAGATGGTGATCATGTTATTGTGAGTCGTCCTTCAGATGCCAAAGATCATAGAGCTAAACACGGACTTTACAGGTCTTTGATAGATAATATGGTTCATGGTGTATCTACTGGATGGTCTAAACAATTGGAACTTGTAGGTGTTGGTTATAGAGCATCCAGTCAAGGACAAAAGTTAGACTTAGCCTTAGGATTTTCACATAGCATAGTTTTAAATATTGCACCAGAGGTGCATATTGAAACTGTGTCTGAAAAGGGTAAAAATCCGGTTATTAAATTGACTTCCTTTGATAAGCAATTGTTAGGTCAGGTAGCCGCTAAGATTAGAGGTTTCAGACCGCCAGAGCCTTATAAAGGTAAAGGTGTTAAGTTTGTAGGAGAAATAATTAGAAGAAAAGCTGGTAAATCAGCATAA
- the rpmD gene encoding 50S ribosomal protein L30: MAILKVKKVRSAINRTARQKRTLESLGLRKMNQVVEHEDTSAIQGMIAKVQHLVSVEKA; the protein is encoded by the coding sequence ATGGCTATATTAAAGGTAAAGAAAGTACGTAGTGCCATCAATAGGACGGCAAGACAAAAAAGAACACTAGAATCTCTAGGTTTAAGAAAGATGAATCAGGTTGTAGAGCATGAAGATACTTCGGCGATACAAGGTATGATTGCTAAAGTTCAACATTTAGTCTCTGTAGAGAAGGCATAA
- the rplR gene encoding 50S ribosomal protein L18, which produces MALSKSARRIKIRKRIRKTVNGTASRPRLSVFRSNKEIYAQVINDVDGVTIASASSRELKSNSPKAEAAKEVGKAVAEKAKAAGVETVSFDRGGYLYHGRVLSLAEGAREGGLKF; this is translated from the coding sequence ATGGCACTTTCAAAGTCAGCGAGAAGAATAAAAATCCGTAAGCGTATTCGTAAAACGGTAAATGGAACGGCTAGCCGTCCTAGATTATCTGTTTTTAGAAGTAATAAAGAAATTTATGCTCAGGTAATTAATGATGTAGATGGAGTGACCATCGCATCGGCCTCATCACGTGAGCTTAAGTCTAACAGCCCTAAAGCGGAAGCTGCCAAAGAAGTTGGTAAAGCTGTTGCTGAGAAAGCTAAAGCTGCTGGTGTTGAAACTGTTTCTTTTGATAGAGGTGGTTATTTGTATCACGGACGTGTTTTATCTCTTGCAGAAGGAGCTCGTGAAGGTGGTCTTAAATTTTAA